The Chanodichthys erythropterus isolate Z2021 chromosome 1, ASM2448905v1, whole genome shotgun sequence genome segment CAGCGCCTGCCTTTCCCATTGCGAATATTACCTTTGTAGAAATCTAATAAATATACATGTAATGGATTCAAAGCGCGATATTGAAATGTAACATGGACATTTGTCGCTATTTACGCGCAGTGAGGCAAAACAGAATGTGCCTTTAAATTTCCCCTCATGCTGGGAATTGAAATAtcgaataaaataaaataattgtcaGGAAAAGCCATAAACCGTCCGCTCAAGAGCCTAGACACCGTCACCATGGCTACACGGCCTTGTCTCAGTTTCATAATCATTTGTATTTATGGGTGGGAAAGATCATTATTGTCATTTCAGATTGAGGGCCATCCACATGCAATTTCATTTTCCAATTTCTCCAAGGCCAGTCATATCAGATTACGACCATCACCTGCCCCATGTTGTGATGCAGCTGGACCCAATAGCCCCCACCACCAGcgtaatataaataaatttaccTACTGATGAATATACTGTTATGTGAATCAGCGCAAGtggctgtattttttttttttttttcagagcgCGCGCGGAAACAGATACAGGCACTAAACAGAAGTCTGAATTGGGATATCAGATTCTGGCATTGTGTATATTTGAAAATGGTCTATTAAAGCAGCTATTTTGCTTCCAGAGTTGTATTTAGCCTCCTTGCACGTCGCAGTTGTCACCAACGCTGTTAACAGGAACAGAAAAGCCGTGCGTAAAGGCCGCGCGCCGCCACCATCGCCAGAGCACCTGTGTTTATTGACTTGAGAGCGACTGATCTGTTTATGCATTTCTGGATTTTTATAAACTTGCAAACTGCCAAGGAGTCAATTAACAAAAGAACATGTGGTATAGCCTTTCATCGCCTCCCAATCCGGCATGATATGTCCGGCCTGCAGTGCATATCGAGTCTCAGGCCTGTCCGTGCACCTATACGCGCCCTGACACTTGTGGTGAAATGCAGACATGCAATTCAAGCTGACGGAGAAAATAACTGGAAAAAGAGAAATCTATTCCAGACATGCATCGTGACTTTACAAGACGTATGTGCATTGTGACTAATAACCAAATTAAttgcaatatttattattatagcaTATAATGTAAATGTCTTTCAGCATTCCAAGTTTCTTGACTacattattttgactttatagatatgtatatgtttatttatttttatatcatgtaatgtttatatatttatatgctgTACagtcaatttctttaaaaagaaaataaaaaaataaataggcctTCCGTTTGTATCCAGCGCAATTCAAAGGCTCGCAAtagataaaatataataaacgaGTGGCCCAAAGTGACTATGAGTAAAATTGATAAGCATATTTACAAAAGAGCATTTGCAGTTGACATATCATtctctcatttaaataattaatgagaATAGAGCGGAATTCTGAATATTTAATGCGCAGAAATCCATATTCTTCTTCATTTTCGTCTCACTATGAGTGACGTCATTTGAAGACGCGAACTGACTGAAAGGAAAACTGAGGAGGATGTTATACGGCTGCAGACTAGACATATCCATGCAACGatattttcttattattattatctggaaatgactttattaaaataaaaatttaaaactatatttgaaatacctatatagcctacataaatAAGTCTTAATAATAcaaacatataataataataataataataataatcatcgtTTCCTTCTCTGTAATCATACACAGGTTAAAGGCTGTATTTTTCTTCAGAAGCGCGTGCTTTTTTTCCGTCCCACTTGGAAATGTTATCCAAAATCGTCCTCTGTTGGATCTCTATTGGTATTATGTTTGCGTAGATTAAAACGATTTGTCAACATGCCATTACGCATCAGTACTGGCCGTGACATACTGGCAACATTTAGCTCCCTGCAACCACTGTATCATGATTCATTTGTCTTAAAGGCCCAGAGAGACAGTAGCTCAAGAATACAGACGTGACTTGGTGTCATAAAACCATTCCACAAGAAATTGTGATTTTGAAAGCCACTGTGTTTTTAtgagcaacacacacacaacaaatcTACAGGCCGAGATGATGCTGGTGCAACACCATGGGCTGTCTCAAATAAAGCGGAATTATTGTGAGCGTGCTGCATGCTTTAAAAGATTGTCTCTTCAGTTTTCACATGTGGTAAAGCTATAGTGACGTGTTTAGAGGATTTCCGATATTAATTCAAGCGCAATAAAAAGATGTTAGATATCAAGTGTTTTTAGCAAGAACATGTCTACAACAATCAtcaacataaatataaacattaaaataatcgataacactttattttagtactacgtaataaaagtaaatgatgcataattacaactaaccctaaaccaaaccctaaccgtgactatatagtaagtacatggagttaattaatattactcagtacttatttgagtaattacaatgtaactacgtcaccttaaaataaagtaaccAAATAATCTTCTTGACTAAAGTTAGAAGgcatttattctttttaaattaaaatccaTTTGGCTATagagaaataaaataatcttgAAAAGTCTGTAAGGCTGAAGTATATTTCtgcatataggcctatataattattttatatgcaaatatattgAAACATGAATATTGCATTTTAATGGTAAAATATCGTAATGCATTGAAATATTTCTTTAACAAACGgcatagagtaaaaaaaaatgggaaATGGGGACCTGAAAGGGTCTTTTAGCTTTGAATTTCTgttatgatatttttaattcGTTGcttacaacaataataatatttattcttGTTATAATGAGATTGACTCTTCTCTTTTTAAAAGGAGCAATACAATAGGCCATATATGTAagtaattttgtattttaaaaaagtagcttctttttagtttatttttatgttttagcccatttttttttagcatattCTGCTATTAATTGGACTGCCGCTGTTTTTAcaacagcatttttttattattattaatttatgagTTTAATTTAAGCTGTGAGAAATCATTGGAAAATCTGCAGCAATCAGCAATTAAAAATTGTTCTCAATGTAAAAGACGTTCATTCAGTTTTCTGAGCGAATGAAACCATTTTCTCATAGCAGATAACATTGACCTTAAAAGTCAGCAACAAATGAATTGTCCGTCTTCGTCGATGTTAGTCATAATTATCAAACATAAGCAGAAAACCGGGACATATAATCCAGTCTTACCGGTCAGCCGATCTTTCGCAAACCTTCTGCTGCTCTCCATCCACGGGAACGTGAAGCTGTGGGGACTGCCCATGCTGGAGACCGTGGGCACGGTGGGCATCCCCGCCGCGATGCCCGGTGGATGGGCGGTTGTCGGCGGGTGATGTGCGGGTGGCATGGGTCTGTGGGCCGGGACGCGGATGACACCGCCTGCATTCCCTGAGTTCACGTTAACGTTCATATTCATGCTCACATTCATGTTCATGTTTACGTTGTAGGAACCTGCCAGTCCGGCCGCCATCGAACAGGCCGGATTGTACACGCTGTTGTAGCCGTTGGAATAGACGTTGGGCGCGAGCGCGTAGTCCGGCTCGCCGGTTCGGCTCGGCAGCATGCAACTGCTCGGCTGATCGGAACCATTGAGAATCTGATCTATTCCAAAGCTGATGGGTTCGTGCTGCTGGTGGGTCTGGTTCACCTCTTCGATTCCCGTGTGCTCCATCGTCGCGGGTCTGTTACACACAGATGTTTAATTCCTAAAAATTACGGTTTATTCCCAGAggtgtataatttatatatttaaaaaaaaaaaaatattcttccTTGAAGTGCTCAGAGCTTGTGGAATTTATATCGCTGCCATTTGATGTACAAAAACAACGAAGAACAGAAATCACAATGACTCCTTCTCGATAAAATCAACGTTATCCAACACTTTCTTGCATTGCGTCTGGCTCTTTTTCAGTTCCATGATGATGCCTAAAAAAGCGACTCGGCGGTGGAAAGGGTTCCGCGCTCACTGTTAAATCCCGGAGTGATGAGTTGCCAAGTTGTAGCAAACAAACCTGACGCGTTTCTGGAGTGGTGCTGTACCTCAGAAAGGCGCTCGGCCCAGACTTGAGCTCATCGCTGTTATCTAAAGTGAAGTGTTAACTGTCCGATACGTGCGTATTAATTGTCGCGAGCTGAAAACGTCCTGTTCGCGCTCCTCTTGAAGTGATTTCGAGCAGGTGAGACAAACCCCTTCTGCCCAAACTCTGTCACGCGCCTCTCCATTGGCTCTTGCGCACTTCTGTAGAGACAATGCCTCGCGCCCGCACCCCTCTCTTAAAGAACCcgcttctgttttttttttttttttttttttttttttaatacagggCTGTTGTTTTACAGCTCacgtttaaaaattaaatgtttcgTGCTCCTAGGAAATAAAGCAGTTTAGTGTAATTATTAAAAAGCTTTGGTAAGTAGTTTAGCGAAATCTTAGCTATCCTATTATTGTTTCTGTCAAaaagtgattttctgtttaaatattattaatattatttctttGGTGTGCCAAATTAAAGTCTGTGTGGTGTAACCAACTTGCAGGAAGCCATTTTGTTGTCATGTGACAAGAAAAACAAATAACAGATAACTTTTGACCTTCAATACGGTGAGCCACGAAGGtcatttttttatcaatatcatattttaacttttttaagaAAAGTTGAGTGACCTTAAacgtattaataataattatgttttgtttttaatttttgattgaatcattTTAGACGTTTTTTTACGTCGCAATTTATTTTGTGTTGCACTTACTGGGTGATACATTTTTTGGAGACATTACATCCACATGTAGATCGAAAATGGTAGGCTATATggaggtttaaaaaaaaatgtgtgaaacCAACGACTACAACTTGGTGAATTGTTAAGTTAAAACACGAAATCTATGCAGGAATTCTACTGACATAATTGGACTACATAAgaataataacatttttaatattgcGAAAGATAACACATCAAAATAGCTTGTAAAGCACAAGGTTGAAGCTGTTAATTATCCCATCGAATAAAAGCCAAGACGTTTAGTTCAATTGTGAAAAAAGCTCTTCAGGTTTTGTCAAGGTTACACAAACATGCAGCTTTACACATGGCGATGCGTTTGCTTAATCAAATGAAACTGGATTTCATTGAAGTGCACTAGCCTTTGGGTGCTTAAAATGAAGGGTGAAGCCAGAGAAGCATCAGTTGCCTTCAGTGATGCAGAAGCCAGTGTGATTGGCGCAAATAATTTAACCTTTTTTCGCCTGAAGCTACAGTGGAAGGTTCTCCGCTTTcaattcaataaaaatgaaaaatggcgCATAATAAAACCTGAAAGCAAGGAAAACGAATTTAATATATCATCGTTTTATTACGTACTTATTTCAGCTTTCGCACGAATAAAAATATTTCTCCGCAGCACAAAGTGGCTAGAGGGAAGCATAAAAATCAATTTTCTGAATACAAAGCGGTATCAATAATAAGCGTTCTTGTGTGTGTCTCTCAATAGCAGGAAAACATGTTGTCGAATAAAGCCTCTCGGAGTCGTGGCTTTTAACTGCACGAGGTCGTGTTGTGCAACAAAAACATCTCTGGCTGTATCAAAATGCGAGTTTGTTCCCTTAAACATGAAGAGTCATGTCACGCAGTAGCTGTTTCTAAAGCTTCTTTGAAGGTAAAGCTGACATCGTTTTCCAGAAATGATGATTGTATTTCGTTGCTCTGGCATAGTGATGATGATCTCGGTTTTAAAGGCCCATCTGAGGTCACGATCATCAGACACGACTGAGTCTGAAGCAGTTCAGAAATAAAGGACGAGCTCAATCATAATTAACAGTCAGGATTAACTATTAGTTCCTGGTTTTCATTTGCATGATTTCGCCCTAATGCCATTTTGTGCTCTATATACACATATGCAATTGTAGATCTAATTTCTTGCGCATTCATATTCCTGCAGCAGTTATTTTCCCCCAGATTGCTTTATTTTAACCACAGTTATTATCGGACTAAATGAACTGTGCTGGAAATATTTTAATTGCGTTTCTCTCTTGCTGTTATTGAGTTGAATTAAATTCCAGAAGCAAACGCTACCCCGCGCGTTCTCGAGTTGTTTTCGTCAGCAGTGAATGTTAAACACAATTACATTTTCGCGCGGAGGCAAAATATTATCTAATGGTTACTAATTGGTTTAaactgtaattatttttaacaCTAAGAAGAGCTCGAATTATTGAACCTGACAAACCGCGCCTACCCAACTCTTGTTTCATTTCATTAGGTGCAATTGAGTGTTTATACTAAAATCCATCCAATTAATGTCCTGTTAAAACATTGCAAAGCTAGTTTCAGATGGGAAAGTCTGAAATGCATGCATAAGTTGAAATGATTTCTGTCAACGCTCAAccaaatttgtttttttggcgcgcGTCACGTGCACTGGCACAGCTAACTCATTAATGTGCGAATAATAACTGATGCTACTTATGGTTTGTCTGATAGCTAACTGACGAGCAGCTGTTGCCATGGTTACGATTTTTGTTCACTAACTTTTGTGAtgctgacatttttgaaaacgcTTTACGAATGCATAACTGTAAACACCAACTAAACCTGCATTTTGACCTTATTTGGTTCATGCCTAAAGCTTTCTAAATCGGCCTTCCTACCAGTGAAAGCCCAATATAAAAGCCCTTATAGCCGGTTGCCCGTAGGCGATGTCTTGGCAAGGCTGTTGAGTGTATATGGGGTCATTGATAAATCGCAATCTCCAGGCGGTGCTGATAATAAAGTATAAAGACAAAGCGAAGACAAAAAGAATTTGTCACAGTGCGCCTCTCGACAGATTCGGTGACCCGCTGCCCTCCCGGGTGTAACCTGTTTCAGTACGCTTTTGGAGATTTGCAAACAACTGCGATAGTGTTTGCTCAATATGGTGCCACAGGGATTGGAAGGCGATACCGAGCAGCACAGCTCATGACAAATGGCGATTGCAACGCTACATAAAGAATGAGATGAGTCAGTAGCTACTCCGAGCCTCTTTTTCCTAGTTATTTACATGAGCTGTCAGTCTAAACAAATTCAGGTgtagagctttttttttttaaataatcagtCTTAAACAACATAACAAACAGCCATTAAAATGTATTGCTAGAACACCTGCCGACCATGTTCAGTATGAACCCGGCACGTGGGTTTGAAAGGAAAATCCCACCCATCACAGCTGCATCCATCTATAGATTATGAGGATTGACTGCAATGCAtctgtttttcactttaaatgcAAGATGATCTTTTACATTTTAACTACTGTTAGTTATGTTTGCAattgtaaattaaatacagCTATTGCGGAACAACCacataaaataatgaattataGGCTACACTctgggtttaaaacaacccaagctgggttaaaaatggacaaacccagcggttggcttaaaatgaacccaaaatgtaGGCAacaatcaaaaggtgaacatttattaattagcaatttaatacatgtttattattgaattattataCTTAGTAATAAATGGCAATTTCAACCTATTTAAGGTTCATTTTAAGAgagcaatatagtaatttttaaacaatagttcagttaaataaaactaaaacattttaacccaaccgctgggtttgtccatttttaacccaacttttgttatttttaacccagaaattttttagagtgtacgtATAATTATGTgccatttacattattattattaatgtataatCTTATCACTCTTAAATGTTGTCACTGTTGctgatatctatctatctatctatctatctatctatctatctatctatctatctatctatctatctatctatctatctatctatctatctatctatctatctatctatctatctatctttatcCAGTGCTTTCAGAGAATCATGTTTGATTAATGTCTTTAACAATAAGTAAACTAATTAAAGCCCTTATTAAACTTTGGTTTGGGATTGTGTATTTCCTCACATATTGTTATAAAAATTACTAtggcttgcttaaaatgaactcaaaattgtttgaaaattaaaaatcagacatataattaattactagaggcaaaatataataatcaaaaggtgaacatttattaataagcaatttaataaatgtttcttgtttaattattgttcattaaacttaataataaatgttaatttccaacatactttgggttcattttaagcaagcattacagtcatttttaaacaatagttaaattaAACTACTCAGCAGATTGGGCTAACATTttacccaaccgctgggttaaaacaaaccaaattGTTGGGTTTGTCCTTTTTAacccagcttttttttttttttagagtgtattatcATTATAtagtagcctattattagccTATATTTCTTTATGTTATGAACTTCAGTCTTCTTAATCTAATGATGTTAGAAGCT includes the following:
- the tlx2 gene encoding T-cell leukemia homeobox protein 2 isoform X2; the protein is MEHTGIEEVNQTHQQHEPISFGIDQILNGSDQPSSCMLPSRTGEPDYALAPNVYSNGYNSVYNPACSMAAGLAGSYNVNMNMNVSMNMNVNVNSGNAGGVIRVPAHRPMPPAHHPPTTAHPPGIAAGMPTVPTVSSMGSPHSFTFPWMESSRRFAKDRLTALSPFSVTRRIGHPYQNRTPPKRKKPRTSFSRVQICELEKRFHRQKYLASAERATLAKALKMTDAQVKTWFQNRRTKWRRQTAEEREAERQQANRLMLQLQQEAFQKTLSQPLQQDPLCLHNSSLYALQNLQPWAEDNKVTSVTSVASVV
- the tlx2 gene encoding T-cell leukemia homeobox protein 2 isoform X3; protein product: MEHTGIEEVNQTHQQHEPISFGIDQILNGSDQPSSCMLPSRTGEPDYALAPNVYSNGYNSVYNPACSMAAGLAGSYNVNMNMNVSMNMNVNVNSGNAGGVIRVPAHRPMPPAHHPPTTAHPPGIAAGMPTVPTVSSMGSPHSFTFPWMESSRRFAKDRLTAALSPFSVTRRIGHPYQNRTPPKRKKPRTSFSRVQICELEKRFHRQKYLASAERATLAKALKMTDAQVKTWFQNRRTKWRRQTAEEREAERQQANRLMLQLQQEAFQKTLSQPLQQDPLCLHNSSLYALQNLQPWAEDNKLPI
- the tlx2 gene encoding T-cell leukemia homeobox protein 2 isoform X1 — encoded protein: MEHTGIEEVNQTHQQHEPISFGIDQILNGSDQPSSCMLPSRTGEPDYALAPNVYSNGYNSVYNPACSMAAGLAGSYNVNMNMNVSMNMNVNVNSGNAGGVIRVPAHRPMPPAHHPPTTAHPPGIAAGMPTVPTVSSMGSPHSFTFPWMESSRRFAKDRLTAALSPFSVTRRIGHPYQNRTPPKRKKPRTSFSRVQICELEKRFHRQKYLASAERATLAKALKMTDAQVKTWFQNRRTKWRRQTAEEREAERQQANRLMLQLQQEAFQKTLSQPLQQDPLCLHNSSLYALQNLQPWAEDNKVTSVTSVASVV